A single region of the Anomaloglossus baeobatrachus isolate aAnoBae1 chromosome 2, aAnoBae1.hap1, whole genome shotgun sequence genome encodes:
- the ETS2 gene encoding protein C-ets-2 produces MTEFEIRNMDQVAPVYNMHRGILKRQLAFDNVNLSIFTGLYSTYDAYEEEQAVPTGLDSLSHDSGSCELPLLTPCSKAVMSQALKATFNGFTKEQRRLCIPNNPWLWNQTQVCQWLSWAVTEFSLENVNFQKFIMTGQDLCNLGKERFFRAGPDFVGDILWEHLEQMMKEQEKVQDQYIDVSSHHTGSQWIGNNSLRFNMEPLHCVSQVQSYPKTEMYSDLCPVTQVPNLLPVKQEFPNYSCMKSMGNNYSSLNHDYGQSNMNVLLSSLTSVKSMDRDSVDSGTESFEGSDSMLQSWTSQSSLVDMQRVPSYESFEEDASQSLCLNKPSMSFKDYIQDRNDPVEQGKPVIPAAILAGFTGSGPIQLWQFLLELLTDKSCQPFISWTGDGWEFKLTDPDEVARRWGKRKNKPKMNYEKLSRGLRYYYDKNIIHKTSGKRYVYRFVCDLHNLLGYTAEELHAMLGVQPDTDE; encoded by the exons ATGACTGAGTTTGAAATCCGGAACATGGATCAGGTGGCTCCAGTGTACAACATGCACCGGGGAATACTGAAG CGGCAGCTGGCATTTGACAACGTAAACCTGTCGATATTCACTGGATTGTACTCTACGTACGATGCTTATGAAGAAGAGCAGGCCGTGCCTACAGGGTTGGACTCCTTATCTCATG ATTCTGGAAGCTGTGAATTGCCTCTCTTGACCCCGTGCAGCAAGGCCGTTATGAGTCAGGCATTGAAGGCCACGTTTAATGGATTCACAAAGGAACAGCGGCGGCTCTGTATACCCAACA ATCCATGGTTGTGGAATCAGACTCAAGTGTGCCAGTGGCTCTCGTGGGCAGTCACTGAGTTCTCCTTGGAAAATGTGAATTTTCAGAAGTTTATTATGACCGGACAAGACTTGTGCAACCTGGGAAAAGAACGCTTTTTTAGAGCTGGCCCCGACTTTGTGGGTGAcattctctgggagcatctggaacAAATGATGAAAG AACAGGAAAAGGTTCAGGATCAATATATTGACGTCTCCAGTCATCACACCGGCTCCCAATGGATAGGCAACAACTCCTTAA gatTCAATATGGAGCCTTTACATTGTGTATCACAAGTGCAGAGTTACCCGAAGACAGAAATGTATAGCGACCTGTGTCCAGTTACTCAGGTCCCAAATCTCCTACCAGTGAAGCAAGAGTTTCCGAATTATTCATGTATGAAATCCATGGGAAATAATTACTCCTCTCTGAACCACGACTATGGCCAAAGTAACATGAATGTTCTGCTGAGCTCTCTAACGTCTG tgAAATCCATGGACAGGGACTCAGTAGACAGCGGCACAGAAAGCTTTGAAGGCTCAGATTCGATGCTACAGTCCTGGACGAGCCAGTCCTCCCTGGTGGACATGCAACGCGTTCCATCCTACGAAAGTTTTGAGGAAGACGCCAGCCAGTCGCTATGTTTAAACAAACCGTCTATGTCTTTTAAAGACTATATTCAAGACCGAAATGATCCAGTGGAACAGGGCAAACCAGTTATCCCAGCAGCTATTCTTGCTGGTTTTACAG GGAGTGGACCAATTCAGCTTTGGCAGTTCTTGTTGGAATTATTGACCGACAAATCATGTCAACCCTTTATCAGCTGGACCGGGGACGGATGGGAATTCAAGCTCACTGACCCAGATGAG gttgCTCGTCgatggggaaaaaggaaaaacaaacctAAAATGAACTATGAGAAGCTAAGCAGAGGACTAAGATACTATTACGATAAAAACATTATTCACAAGACCTCAGGGAAACGCTATGTGTACCGATTTGTATGTGACCTCCACAATTTGTTGGGGTACACGGCCGAGGAACTGCATGCCATGCTCGGCGTTCAGCCTGACACTGACGAATGA